The following proteins are encoded in a genomic region of Limanda limanda chromosome 22, fLimLim1.1, whole genome shotgun sequence:
- the chd3 gene encoding chromodomain-helicase-DNA-binding protein 3 isoform X1 produces the protein MSSPLRCCEEDEGMVVHSEGGGFDEEEDDDDDGDRDEDASDINSPAAPRETATAAAAAAAPEEEAEASDREVPCRKKGRPKKKKDTKKKDKEGKPAKAKKRKKIESNVERDSDRERDFGENSDSVASDYGSGEKKKKRKHKERKEKKTKKKKKDDVERDSSQEESSKPMEQKNSAQLAKEWGLEDVDHTFTEEDYSELTNYKAFSQFMRPMIAKKNPKIPMSKMMTILGAKWREFSSNNPFKGNAAAVAAAAAAAAIAVAEQVSAATASPEPPPQPPPIRKAKTKEGKGPGYKKRSKSPRVSDKKKAQAKAKKMAPIRIKLSPIGAKRKKSCSSDDIEEDESEQEDSSVHSSSVRSDSSGRVKKNKRGRPAKKKKKSAISCPAPVPGEEEGEGYETDHQDYCEVCQQGGEIILCDTCPRAHHLVCLEPELDKAPEGKWSCPHCEKEGIQWEAKDEDFEDFEEDSEDRVISDVGAGIMIPIETEEEDDDHMEFCRVCKDGGELLCCDTCTSSYHIHCLNPPLPEIPNGEWLCPRCTCPQIKGRVQKILHWRWGEPPSPIPVPPAPDAEPDAPPPPPMKGRAEREFFVKLVGQSYWHCTWITELQLEIFHSVMYRNYQRKTDMDEPPSLDYGSGGEDENGVGKSEKRRAKDPEYAIMDDKYYKYGIKPEWMMIHRIINHSSHCLSVSVDKKATYHYLVKWRDLTYDQCTWERDDLDIPDFAIYKANYWRHRDLIMKEDPDKPRKMRSRNPEGEEDSSASPVTDPTIKYEEQPDFVTSTGGTLHLYQLEGLNWLRFSWSQGTDTILADEMGLGKTIQTIVFLYSLFKEGHTKGPFLVSAPLSTIINWEREFEMWAPDFYVLTYTGDKDSRAIIRENEFTFDDTAVKGGKKTFKLRRDATIKFHVLLTSYELVTIDQTALKSIDWACLVVDEAHRLKNNQSKFFRRLNDYKIDHKLLLTGTPLQNNLEELFHLLNFLTPNRFNNLEGFLEEFADISKEDQIKKLHDLLGPHMLRRLKADVFKNMPAKTELIVRVELSPMQKKYYKLILTKNFEALNTKGGSQVSLLNIMMDLKKCCNHPYLFPVASMEAAKTPSGAYEGSALTKASGKLTLMQKMLRNLKEQGHRVLVFSQMTKMLDLLEDFLDYEGYKYERIDGSVTGALRQEAIDRFNAPGACQFCFLLSTRAGGLGINLATADTVVIFDSDWNPHNDIQAFSRAHRIGQANKVMIYRFVTRASVEERITQVAKRKMMLTHLVVRPGLGSKAGSMSKQELDDILKFGTEELFKDQREGMKNTTGDKVEDEGNVIHYDSTAIERLLDRSQNETDDTDVQNMNEYLSSFKVAQYMVREEDKVEEIEREIIKQEENVDPDYWEKLLRHHYEQQQEDLASKLGKGKRNRKPVNYNDAAQEDQEWHADISDNQSEYSVGSEEEDEDFDDRPEGRRQSRRQMRNEKDKPLPPLLARVGGNLEVLGFNTRQRKAFLNAVMRWGMPSQDAFSSQWLVRDLRGKSEKEFKAYVSLFMRHLCEPVADGAETFADGVPREGLCRQPVLTRIGVMSLVKKKIQEFEHINGRWSLPELKPEVNVDKSSSRASSPAVKTTTPTPDASYSNTPCTSTPATPAPADKLEKNGKEGEKEEDKEEGETLPEKEKGKEKDEGKEVEGNKTGDPEELSSTKETPESASPCQKAENIEEHNLEEAEKKETTDIPAATTEEKKAQEESKEETKQDTELKEEKSEGEKTAEEKEKDNDKREETPTTTEAPDTKEKSEVADVKKEEVKGEKDAGKEVKAAKEEPPRGNGRPPAERPRFMFNIADGGFTELHTLWQNEERAAISSGKMNEIWHRRHDFWLLAGIVIHGYARWQDIQNDPQFAIVNEPFKTQANKGNFLEMKNKFLARRFKLLEQALVIEEQLRRAAYLNMTQDPSHPAMALNARFAEVECLAESHQHLSKESLGGNKPANAVLHKVLNQLEELLSDMKADVTRLPATLSRVPPIAARLQMSERTILSRLASKGTETHTPPPIPPGPYATPQNYGAPFTPAPPSALYMGGANYSQMPPGSFISEAAAAAGATGGAAGGAAGGPTAASVCQKTKEHDVVQRQRVVDLWKDGKSEGAIGQELRMPKSTVHSIIVKYRLSNTVENLPRNGRPKKP, from the exons ATGTCCTCTCCGCTGCGCTGCTGCGAGGAAGACGAGGGCATGGTGGTTCATTCCGAGGGAGGAGGTTTcgatgaagaagaagacgacgacgacgacgggGACAGAGACGAGGACGCAAGCGACATAAACTCTCCGGCGGCGCCTCGGGAAACTGCaacagccgccgccgccgccgccgcgccAG aagaagaggcagaggcGTCAGACAGAGAGGTCCCGTGCAGGAAGAAAGGACggccgaagaagaagaaggacacAAAGAAGAAGGACAAAGAGGGGAAACCTGCAAAAGCAAAGAAACGCAAGAAGATC GAAAGCAATGTAGAGAGAGActcggacagagagagagacttcggCGAGAACTCCGACAGTGTCGCCAGCGACTATGGATctggggagaagaagaaaaagaggaaacataaagaaaggaaggagaagaaaaccaagaagaagaaaaaagatgaCGTGGAGCGGGACAGCAGTCAGGAGGAATCATCAAAG CCAATGGAGCAGAAGAACTCGGCCCAGCTGGCAAAGGAGTGGGGTCTGGAGGATGTTGATCATACCTTCACAGAGGAAGACTACAGCGAACTCACCAACTACAAAGCCTTCAGCCAGTTCATGAG GCCAATGATCGCCAAGAAGAACCCTAAGATCCCCATGTCCAAGATGATGACCATCCTGGGGGCCAAGTGGAGGGAGTTCAGCTCTAACAATCCCTTTAAGGGCAACGCCGCCGCCGTCgctgcggctgctgcagctgctgccatcGCCGTCGCCGAGCAGGTCTCTGCAGCGACCGCCTCGCCTGAGCCGCCGCCACAGCCACCACCAATCAGGAAAGCCAAGACGAAAGAGGGCAAAG GCCCTGGCTACAAAAAGCGCAGTAAAAGCCCTCGAGTCTCAGACAAGAAAAAGGCTCAAGCAAAGGCTAAAAAGATGGCACCCATCCGTATCAAACTGTCGCCCATCGGtgccaagaggaagaagagctgcTCC AGCGATGATATAGAGGAGGACGAGTCTGAGCAGGAGGACTCCAGCGTCCACAGCTCCTCGGTTCGCTCGGACAGCTCCGGCCGTGTCAAGAAGAACAAGCGAGGACGTCctgccaagaagaagaagaaaa GTGCCATTTCATGCCCAGCTCCAGTccctggggaggaggagggcgagggcTACGAGACGGATCATCAGGACTACTGCGAGGTGTGTCAGCAGGGGGGGGAGATCATCCTGTGTGACACGTGTCCCAGAGCTCATCACCTCGTCTGTCTGGAGCCGGAGCTGGACAAGGCCCCCGAGGGCAAGTGGAGCTGCCCGCACTGC GAAAAAGAAGGAATCCAGTGGGAAGCGAAGGACGAGGACTTTGAGGACTTTGAGGAGGACAGCGAGGACAGGGTGATATCAGACGTCGGAGCCGGGATTATGATCCCCAtcgagacggaggaggaggatgacgacCACATGGAGTTCTGTCGGGTGTGCAAAGACGGGGGGGAACTGTTGTGCTGCGACACCTGCACCTCGTCGTACCACATCCACTGTCTCAACCCGCCGCTGCCAGAGATCCCCAACGGAGAGTGGCTGTGTCCACGGTGCACG TGTCCGCAAATCAAAGGTCGCGTCCAGAAAATCCTCCACTGGCGGTGGGGAGAGCCTCCATCGCCGATTCCTGTTCCCCCGGCGCCTGACGCCGAGCCGGACGCCCCCCCGCCGCCACCCATGAAGGGCAGAGCCGAGAGGGAGTTCTTTGTCAAGTTGGTCGGGCAGTCCTACTGGCACTGCACGTGGATCACCGAGCTCCAG CTGGAGATCTTCCACTCGGTGATGTACAGAAACTACCAGAGGAAGACGGACATGGACGAGCCTCCCAGTCTGGATTATGGTTCTGGAGGAGAAGACGAGAACGGAGTGGGAAAGAGCGAAAAGAGGAGGGCTAAGGATCCTGAGTACGCCATCATGGATGACAAATACTACAAGTATGGCATCAAGCCTGAGTGGATGATGATCCACCGCATCATCAACCACAG CTCCCACTGTTTGTCCGTCAGTGTGGACAAGAAGGCGACGTACCACTACCTGGTGAAGTGGAGAGACCTGACCTACGACCAGTGCACCTGGGAGAGAGACGACCTGGATATCCCTGATTTTGCAATTTACAAGGCCAACTACTGGAGGCACAG AGATTTAATAATGAAGGAGGATCCAGACAAACCCAGGaagatgaggagcaggaaccCAGAGGGTGAAGAGGATTCCTCTGCTTCACCCGTCACTGAC CCTACGATAAAATACGAAGAGCAGCCAGACTTCGTCACATCGACCGGCGGGACGCTGCACCTGTACCAGCTCGAGGGTCTGAACTGGCTTCGGTTTTCTTGGTCCCAGGGCACCGACACCATCCTGGCAGATGAGATGGGCCTCGGCAAAACCATCCAGACCATCGTCTTCCTCTACTCACTTTTCAAAGAG GGTCACACCAAGGGCCCGTTCCTGGTCAGCGCTCCGCTCTCCACCATCATCAACTGGGAGAGGGAGTTCGAGATGTGGGCACCCGACTTCTACGTACTGACATACACGGGAGACAAGGACAGTCGAGCCATCATCAGAGAGAACGAGTTCACCTTCGACGACACGGCTGTCAAAGGAGGAAAGAAGACCTTTAAACTGAGG AGGGATGCTACTATTAAATTCCACGTGCTGCTGACGTCCTATGAGCTGGTGACCATCGACCAGACGGCTCTCAAGTCCATCGACTGGGCCTGTCTGGTGGTGGACGAGGCTCACCGGCTCAAGAACAACCAGTCCAAG TTTTTCCGGCGTCTGAACGATTATAAGATCgaccacaagctgctgctgacgGGAACTCCTCTGCAGAACAACCTGGAGGAGCTGTTCCACCTGCTCAACTTCCTCACGCCCAACCGCTTCAA TAACCTCGAGGGCTTCCTGGAAGAGTTTGCCGACATTTCCAAGGAGGACCAGATCAAGAAGCTCCACGACCTCCTGGGGCCTCACATGCTGCGGAGGCTGAAGGCCGACGTCTTCAAGAACATGCCCGCCAAGACCGAGCTGATTGTCAGGGTGGAGCTGAGCCCGATGCAGAA gaAATACTACAAGTTGATTCTGACCAAGAATTTCGAGGCTCTGAACACGAAGGGAGGAAGCCAGGTGTCACTGCTCAACATCATGATGGACCTCAAGAAGTGCTGCAACCACCCCTACCTCTTCCCTGTGGCCTccatg GAAGCTGCGAAAACACCCAGCGGTGCTTACGAGGGGTCGGCCCTCACCAAGGCTTCCGGGAAACTGACGCTGATGCAGAAAATGCTGAGGAATCTGAAAGAGCAGGGGCACCGGGTGCTTGTGTTCTCACAG ATGACTAAAATGCTGGACTTGTTGGAGGACTTCCTGGACTATGAGGGTTATAAGTACGAGAGGATTGACGGAAGCGTCACGGGAGCTCTGAGACAAGAGGCCATCGACCGCTTCAACG CTCCTGGTGCTTGTCAGTTTTGTTTCCTGCTCTCAACCAGAGCCGGAGGTCTGGGGATCAACTTGGCCACAGCTGACACAGTCGTCATCTTCGACTCGGACTGGAATCCTCACAACGACATACAG GCGTTCAGCCGAGCCCACCGAATCGGGCAGGCCAACAAGGTCATGATCTATCGCTTTGTGACCCGAGCCAGCGTGGAGGAGCGGATCACCCAGGTGGCCAAGAGGAAAATGATGCTGACCCACCTGGTGGTCCGGCCGGGCCTCGGGTCCAAGGCAGGCTCCATGAGCAAACAGGAACTGGACGACATCCTCAAGTTTGGAACAGAGGAGCTCTTCAAGGATCAGAGAGAAG GTATGAAAAACACCACAGGGGATAAAGTGGAGGACGAGGGAAACGTCATCCACTACGACAGCACGGCCATCGAGAGGCTGCTGGACCGAAGCCAGAACGAAACCGACGACACGGACGTCCAGAACATGAACGAGTACCTCAGCTCCTTTAAAGTGGCCCAGTACATGGTGCGAGAGGAGGATAAG GTGGAGGAGATCGAGCGGGAGATCATCAAGCAGGAGGAGAACGTAGACCCTGATTATTGGGAGAAGCTGCTGCGGCACCActacgagcagcagcaggaggacctCGCCAGCAAACTGGGTAAAGGCAAGAGGAACCGCAAGCCCGTCAACTACAACGACGCAGCCCAGGAGGACCAAG AGTGGCATGCTGACATTTCAGATAACCAGTCCGAGTATTCAGTGGgctccgaggaggaggacgaggacttTGACGATCGACCAGAGG GTCGAAGGCAGTCGCGACGCCAAATGAGGAATGAGAAAGATaaacctctgcctcctctcctggCCAGAGTTGGAGGCAACCTTGAG GTGCTGGGCTTTAACACACGCCAGCGGAAGGCCTTCCTGAACGCAGTGATGCGCTGGGGGATGCCGTCTCAGGACGCCTTTTCCTCCCAGTGGCTGGTGAGAGACCTCAGGGGCAAATCTGAAAAAGAATTCAA AGCGTACGTGTCTCTCTTCATGCGTCACCTGTGCGAGCCGGTGGCTGACGGCGCGGAGACGTTCGCAGACGGCGTCCCGAGGGAGGGCCTGTGTCGCCAGCCGGTCCTCACGCGGATCGGCGTCATGTCCCTCGTCAAGAAGAAG ATCCAGGAGTTTGAGCACATCAACGGACGGTGGAGTCTCCCAGAGCTCAAGCCTGAGGTCAACGTGGACAAGTCCTCCTCCAGGGCCTCCTCTCCCGCAGTGAAGACCACCACGCCCACGCCAGACGCCAGCTACAGCAACACACCGTGCACCTCCACGCCAG CGACCCCTGCTCCTGCAGACAAGCTGGAAAAGAAcggaaaggagggagagaaggaggaggacaaagaggagggtGAGACCCTGccggagaaagagaaagggaaggagaaGGATGAGGGGAAAGAGGTGGAGGGCAACAAGACTGGAGACCCTGAAGAG CTGTCCTCGACAAAAGAGACACCAGAGAGTGCGTCTCCTTGTCAAAAAGCCGAAAATATAGAGGAGCACAACCTGGAAGAGGCGGAGAAGAAAGAAACGACAGACATTCCAGCTGCCacgacagaggagaagaaagcgCAGGAGGAGAGCAAAGAGGAGACGAAGCAAGACACGGAgttaaaagaagagaaatcag AAGGAGAGAAGACGgcggaggaaaaggaaaaagacaacGATAAGCGCGAAGAGACGCCCACGACAACGGAAGCGCCAGACACCAAGGAGAAGTCGGAGGTGGCCGACGTGAAGAAAG aggaggtcaaaggtgaaaaaGATGCCGGAAAAGAAGTCAAAGCGGCGAAGGAGGAACCGCCCAGAGGTAACGGGAGACCTCCTGCTGAGCGACCTCGCTTCATGTTCAACATCGCCGACGGCGGATTTACTG AGCTGCACACTCTCTGGCAGAACGAGGAGCGGGCCGCCATCTCCTCGGGGAAGATGAACGAGATCTGGCACCGCCGACACGACTTCTGGCTGCTGGCGGGAATTGTGAT TCACGGCTACGCCCGGTGGCAGGACATCCAGAACGATCCCCAGTTCGCCATCGTCAACGAGCCGTTCAAGACGCAGGCCAACAAAGGCAACTTCCTGGAGATGAAGAACAAGTTCCTGGCTCGACGCTTCAAG ctgctggagcaggCGCTGGTGATCGAGGAGCAGCTGCGGCGGGCGGCCTACCTGAACATGACCCAGGACCCCAGCCATCCGGCCATGGCGCTCAACGCTCGCTTTGCGGAGGTGGAGTGCCTGGCGGAGTCGCACCAGCACCTCAGCAAGGAGTCGCTGGGGGGGAACAAGCCCGCCAACGCTGTCCTGCACAAAG TGTTGAACCAGTTGGAGGAGCTGCTGAGCGACATGAAGGCCGACGTGACCCGGCTGCCGGCCACCTTGTCCAGGGTTCCCCCGATCGCCGCCCGCCTGCAGATGTCCGAGCGGACCATCCTCAGCCGGCTGGCGAGCAAGGGCACAGAGACGCACACGCCCCCG CCCATACCTCCAGGACCCTACGCCACCCCTCAGAACTACGGAGCCCCCTTCACCCCTGCACCCCCGAGCGCCCTCTACATGGGAGGGGCCAACTACAGTCAGATGCCACCAGGATCCTTCATATCAG